In Anopheles bellator chromosome 2, idAnoBellAS_SP24_06.2, whole genome shotgun sequence, the genomic stretch gccgccgccacggctGGCGTAAAGTTGTACAACAGCTCGGCCGCCATCgcatccggcaccggaacgacGGTGGCGGGAAGCTCGAGCGAACTGGAATGCACGCTGCTCCGATCGGTCCGGGCGTTTGtcgccggtgccaccgccTGACCATCGTCTTTCCACGAAGGAATGTATATTTCGGTTACCGACGAGCTGTTGAACCGATTGCCCACAAAGTACGTCGGCATACTGTGGCGCTCCTCGGCGATTGTTTTCTCCTGCAGCGAGTGATTGATCCGCATCGACTCGTCCAGGTTCAGCAGATCCTCGCACGCCATTCGCCCGTGTCTGACTCGATGCTCGAAGCTGGACACCTGCGACTGTTCCGAGCACTGCTGCTTCAGCTCGCCCAACAGCAACCGAGCGGTGGAGGTATGAATTCCCGACGCTCGACTGGAACCACCGCACGGATTCGACCCGGCACGGCTCTCAACGGAATCGTGGTCATTCAACCGCAGACAAGGGACGGCAGCGGAGCCAATCATCTCGGAGCCGCGATCATTCGTCCTGTCCGCATCGTTTGTGCCAGCTTCCGCATTTTGTTCGTAGATGAACGATGCGCAAGTAGCGCTCTGCGGATTGGAACTATGTCCCGATTTGTCCCGTTCAGTGTAACTTTCGTACACCGTACTGTCTGCGCTGCACCGTTCATTGTCGTCCCGCGTTTTGCCGGCAAAAAATGTAATCGTTTCATAGGCCTCATCGTCCGCTTCCTCCGCGTAGTCCAGCGCATTCTGACGCTGCAGATTCGAGCGATCCAtcgaacacgacgacgatgcacacgaaccggaatcggaactcGAATCGAACGCGTAACTTTGCGGTGGTGGAGCCCGTTGCTTATTCTGCCGATCGGTATCGGCCGAGTcgggcactgctgctgctgctgctgctacagcTTCTTGCGCTTGTGCCGCGGCCTCTTTTTCTCGCCGCTGCATACGGACGGTTGTCTTGTGGCGCTTTCGGCGCATCACGACCCCACTGCGATCGTACGCTTGGGTCACTTGCGGGTACAGTAGAGCCTGGACGACGTAGCGCGATAGCTGCCCGGCACGAAACAGTCGCCGAAAATAGGCAGTTAGCTGAGCGTACGGTGCAGTTGGCGGATAGCTTGACGGTGGATAGGTAACCTCAAACTCGGTACCGTAGCCACTGTACCACTGACCATTGCCACCGTACGAACACACCGATACACGCGTACTATAGCCACGCGAATCAAGTTCTAATTGTTTGCGCTTTGCGTTTTGTGTGGCGCAAAGTTAAAGGAAGATTTAAAGAGAAGGAAAGGCAGACAGAGACAGGAGGCAACGGTGAACGTAGAAGATGCCACCCCTCGGGGTCAAGCAAATGATTGGTCCAAGGGAAAAACAGTGACGATCaacagggagagagaaagaaaaaaagagagagagtggatagaagaaaaaggaaaataaaacagaaataacataaatttgaATGACTCCAAAACGGTTTACCGCACTTCCGAAAAGCAACAAAGTGGAACCAAACGGCGAGTTATTTCTGTTTCAAGAAACCACGTTCCAGCAGGGAAGTGGACTAGAGTCTGGCCACACCGCGCGTAACAGCGCCCCTGTATGTACTTACGTGTGGTGGAGGCTGCGGTATATTGACCGCGGAGCTGCTAACGTTGCGTTTCAAATCGGCCACCATGCCGCCACTGCTCTGCGGCTCCTGCCCCGCACTGCTACTGTGGCCCGACTTAGCACCGAGCAGCTCGACCCAGCGATTCGCTTCCGCTGGCCCTTGGCACACGGCAACGATGCGATCGATCAGGGGTCCGCTGATTTCAAACGCGTGCTTTATTTGGTCCGTATCGTCCAGCCGGCTGACGGTGATGCCCGTTAGTGGCAGCTTTCCCTCGTACTTGAACGCACTCATCCGCTGGCTGACGCTCAGTATCAGCAGGGTTTGCGGAAACAGCACCAGGTAGCGATCTTTGTGCTCCGGTCCGACGGCAACACTGCCCATGTGGATGATGTCGCCCAGTGTGCTCAGTTCGGCCCCCTGCCAGCCACGCACCGGCCCGGTCAGTATCTGCAGCTCGAGCTCCTTCTGCCGCCGGGTGGCCGAACAGGACGACGCAATATCCTTGTATACGGCGATACTGCGCTGCGTGTCGCCCCGATCCGGGTGTCCGCTTTCCATGTGCCGCTCGAGCTCTTGCAGTATCGCGGCGTACTTATCGACCCGTCGAAAGGGCTTCGACAGTCCCGTAGTTAGCACCAACAGACCCGGCTTGGCGGCACCCTGCTTTTCCATGAACACATTCAACTCCTCGCTGGACACGCCCGTTAAAATAGCCCGTTAGAATCGAACCCCGAAAAGCCATCCAAGCTGCCAGTACTTACCGAAACTTATCCACTATTACAATGGCACGGGGATGGGCGGCACAGTACGCTTGGTGCAACTTTTTCATCGTCGGCGCCTTCGAGAGAAACGTTTTCCCCACACGGTCATTCGATTCCTCGAGCTCGAGTAGGAATTCTTCGTGCATTTCGACCACTTCCACAAAGTTGCACATCAACTGCGTGTACTCACCGGCGGAGAGGCTACAAATGGACCAAATAAAAGGAAATGCGTCCACTTTCAGTGGCACAATCAGGCAAAGGTCGTCGGGGCACTACTTACATCTGACTGGTCTCCAGTGGTTCGAGAAAATTCTCAACCATCCCGCGCAGTTCGGCAACGTGCGccttttcgctttccaacAGATCACGgtacaccaccgaccggaacgCTTGGATTTCCTCCGGTGGTCGTATCGTTTCCGAAAGGGGCAGTGGACCTACAAATGTATCGCAGGCCGTTAAAGTGAAACACCGCCATACACAACAAGACCCGACCGAATCCTACCGGCATATTCCTTCACGTAGTTGCTCGGGAACCACCCGGTCTTATCGCCGAGAGTTCCTTCCCACCAACCGCCCTCTTCGCGTTGTGTTAGAGTGATTATTTCGCCCTTCTTGAAGCACAGCTCATCGTTGTTGGAACCCTTGAAGGAGTACTGTGCCTGCACGGTGATCGACGAGGTGTCCATTGCGTGTCCTACGGAgacggaagaaaacaattatttagCCATCACACATTCCACACTTGTTCCGTGTACGATGAGATCACCACACAACCCAACCCTTCTGCATAAAGCGTTAAGTAATCCAGCTTCAAACAGGCAGATCGTATTACAACGGCCATACAAAAATAGTCCATACCGGTCGCAGGAAggcaacaaaacgaagaaaaactaCCAATACTGGCAATGGCCTGTTTTAGTCCTATCAGCCAACCAGTATGACGCACGCACGTGATCGCCGCGTGAAGTAGTCTCAGTTGTCGAATTTTCTGCACAGCGATCGAACAGAAATGATGCTGATTACaggcaaaacaaatgaaaattcgTTTCACAGTGATAAAGTAGTCATATTTATtgccattatttatttacaatttagTGACCGACGATCACGCAGATCAcgatcgtgcagtgattgtgTACGAAATAAATCATGCTTCCAGTGTTGCACCCGCCCGGACGCCAGTTATTAAATGTCTCGTTTCACTTTGCTCATCCTCGGTTATGGCACACTTCCCACACTCCCGCAACCCGCGGTTTATTTATAACAAGCTAGATTTATGATTCGtgaaattttcttcgccaaatcGTCTCGGTCAACGGAGCGGGCAGTATCCTTTCTGGCgacggtcgatcgatcgatcgggttcgATGATCGCCGCGCGCGATTGGCAGAGCTCACTCCATTCCATACCGCTCGATTTGTGCGATGACCATcactggccatcgtcgtcgtagtgCCATCTTCGCAGACGCACTGCACATCGTTGACTATTGCGAAAACACGAAAAGATATATTAAGATTATCACCATGATAATGTACCAAAGAAGCACCACATAGTTCTGGTTCATCGCCATGATCACACGCGATCGCGCAGGGGGCACacagttcgttcgttttcgaaaGACCGAATCCTGTCCGCTAGATTAGTCACGGGTGTGTTAGATGATAAACGGCAAATTGTGGCAGCAAGGATCGCCAGGTTCACCGTCGCACCGCGTTCACCATATGCAGCCACCACCTGCGGGGGTCCTGCGCACAATGATGCGCGCCCTGTCGTTTGAATAGTTCTAAAATTATTCGTTTCCTCTTCTGACCTCTCtctgctgggctgggctcaGACGCACGGATTAGAAGCAGATTACTGGCTTTCAGATTTAGCATCGTCTCTGCAatacaaaagcaaacaaacaggaaacgTTGCTGGCTTTCTTCCCGGCCGCGATGCAACGCCCCAAAAACTTACGCCATCATGTACTGCCACCGAGACAGGCGCACCTCGTATTTCATAACGATCGATTTCCGTTGTAAGGTCCTGGACTTGAACGTTCTCACCTCACGGTCACCGTAAAAGTCAACCGAATCCGGGGAGCCGCCGGGCCGACACCGCGCTCTACCATGCAGAATTCTGCATCACCGTGATAGGGCACAATCGCTACTGCCGACGAAACCCTAGCCCTAGCGCAACATTACCTtgcgctgacgacgacgacgacgacgacgcaaccGTCGTCCCGTTATttaaaacggcaaaaaagttGGCAGAACTTTTTaaaagagaggaaaaaaacgtaGTTTCTCCTTACTGGCGAACGGCGCGCACGATCTCCTGGCGATCTTCGGCCTTCGGTATGGTCATCAGAAAGGCGTCACGTCTACCAAACGACGGACGTTACGCAAAAATACTCCCGCGGGAAAGAGGTGCAGGTGTTTTCAACATGGTTATTATATTTCAACTACGTTACCCTGTCAGCTCataaaagaacaacaaaatggTTGGAGGATTTGCAAAAGTAGTACAAATTACTTTGCGCGGTTCTCGGTCCACCCTTCATTGCATACTTTCTTGAACATACTTCGGATGATCGAATCACGAACCACGGAATCGAGTGTGGGAAATTTCGAACCGACGAGAGTGTGTCATTTAACAGTAAAATGTGACCGCATCAACGGGTGAGAAGCTTGCGGCCCGGAATAATTCATTCCCGTCAACATTGCGC encodes the following:
- the LOC131212488 gene encoding rho guanine nucleotide exchange factor 7 isoform X2, producing the protein MDTSSITVQAQYSFKGSNNDELCFKKGEIITLTQREEGGWWEGTLGDKTGWFPSNYVKEYAGPLPLSETIRPPEEIQAFRSVVYRDLLESEKAHVAELRGMVENFLEPLETSQILSAGEYTQLMCNFVEVVEMHEEFLLELEESNDRVGKTFLSKAPTMKKLHQAYCAAHPRAIVIVDKFREELNVFMEKQGAAKPGLLVLTTGLSKPFRRVDKYAAILQELERHMESGHPDRGDTQRSIAVYKDIASSCSATRRQKELELQILTGPVRGWQGAELSTLGDIIHMGSVAVGPEHKDRYLVLFPQTLLILSVSQRMSAFKYEGKLPLTGITVSRLDDTDQIKHAFEISGPLIDRIVAVCQGPAEANRWVELLGAKSGHSSSAGQEPQSSGGMVADLKRNVSSSAVNIPQPPPHMSPPAVPVASGSTGSSHPSRSVTSSIVQHMSQHKRSQSFNHHLSYNQVVQQQQQQQQQLKQHPPNPSLLPSQSSLSTAGRPEANLVPVVVASPKSFSERANWNITNLRPSPPLRPAFLSSIATGGSGGGGTGRSVSITGSIGGAAGSCVGGGSGNSGGAGSGSGSLNNSDAASHHPHHHSLSFSPSAKLSPTYEEDALVLRVIEAYCAAYQSTSRNTMHSVITIIDRRHR
- the LOC131212488 gene encoding rho guanine nucleotide exchange factor 7 isoform X1 is translated as MDTSSITVQAQYSFKGSNNDELCFKKGEIITLTQREEGGWWEGTLGDKTGWFPSNYVKEYAGPLPLSETIRPPEEIQAFRSVVYRDLLESEKAHVAELRGMVENFLEPLETSQILSAGEYTQLMCNFVEVVEMHEEFLLELEESNDRVGKTFLSKAPTMKKLHQAYCAAHPRAIVIVDKFREELNVFMEKQGAAKPGLLVLTTGLSKPFRRVDKYAAILQELERHMESGHPDRGDTQRSIAVYKDIASSCSATRRQKELELQILTGPVRGWQGAELSTLGDIIHMGSVAVGPEHKDRYLVLFPQTLLILSVSQRMSAFKYEGKLPLTGITVSRLDDTDQIKHAFEISGPLIDRIVAVCQGPAEANRWVELLGAKSGHSSSAGQEPQSSGGMVADLKRNVSSSAVNIPQPPPHMSPPAVPVASGSTGSSHPSRSVTSSIVQHMSQHKRSQSFNHHLSYNQVVQQQQQQQQQLKQHPPNPSLLPSQSSLSTAGRPEANLVPVVVASPKSFSERANWNITNLRPSPPLRPAFLSSIATGGSGGGGTGRSVSITGSIGGAAGSCVGGGSGNSGGAGSGSGSLNNSDAASHHPHHHSLSFSPSAKLSPTYEEDALVLRVIEAYCAAYQSTSRNTMHSGVEYDEMTPTLRQLFKSVRQLQQEMAQVKVQIAEERTQRGHLQQMLLGHMETHGAANTTC